From Bacteroides uniformis:
CAGTCTGGCACAAGCCCAGACTATAAAGGTGAACGGTAGGGTTACTGACGACCTGAATGAACCGATGATTGGCGTGAGTATCTTTGAGAAAGGCACTACCAACGGTGTCATTACGGATATGGACGGCAACTACTCTTTGTCTGTGAAAGAAGGAGCGACGATTGTCTATTCCTACATCGGCTACCTGACACAAGAAAAGAAAGCAGTGGCAGGAGTAATGAATGTGATATTGAAAGAAGACACTAAAACGCTGGATGAAGTGGTGGTGGTAGGTTATGGCGTGCAGAAGAAAAGTTCACTGACCGGTGCCGTATCTTCGGTAAAATCAGAAGATATGGAAGCACGTACCATTACCCGTGCTGAGCAGGCATTGCAGGGTAAAACTGCTGGTGTGCAAGTGCTCAGTGCATCTGCTAAACCGGGTGCTTCTCCACAGGTGCGTATCCGTGGAATAAGTTCTAACGGCTCTTGCGATCCGCTGTATGTAGTGGATGGACGTATTGCCAGCGATATTGGTGGTATTGACCCTAATGACATTGAGTCTATGGAAGTTTTGAAGGATGGTGCTTCTGCAGCTATCTATGGCGCTGCTGCCGGTAACGGTGTAGTATTGATTACTACAAAGAAAGGAAAAGGAAACGGTAAAATCACATACGATTTTCAATATACTTCACAGAGTTTGGGTAAAGTACCCGAAGTAATGAATGCTGCGCAGTATAAGGAATTCTTCTTGGAAAACAAGAAGCTTACCCAGAGTGCTTTTGATACCTATTGGGATGGAAAAACCGATACGGATTGGGTCGATGAGGCTTTTGAAAACAGTTCGATGGTACGTCATAATGTGACTTTCCAAGGTGGTAGCGACAGAGGTTCTTTCTATCTGTCATTGTCCCACCTTGATAACGACGGTATGATTGTCGGCAATGCCGATACTTATGAACGACTCACGGGAATGGTAAATGCCAGCTGGAAAATCAAACCTTGGCTGGAGGTAGGTACCAATAATCAGATTGAGCACTACAAAACTCAGTCCGTAGCCGAGGGCAATGAGTATGGTAGCATGATGCTTTCTGTATTACAATTAGACCCTCTGACCAAGCCTCTTTATCCTATTGATGACTTGCCGTTGAATATGGCTACCATCTATAAGGATCATAAGAATATGTTGGGCGATGGAAACGGCAACCTTTATGGTGTATCAGCTTTCACTGGCAATGCCGAAGCTATCAATCCTTTTGCCATGCGTGACAACTCTTATACCAAGAACAGAGGCTTTAATATCAATGGTTCTACTTATTTGAATTTTATGCCTATCAAGGGGCTTACCGTTACTTCTCGTCTTTCTTATCGTTTGGCTTCAACTTCCTCTTATGGCGTGGGGCAATCTTATTACTATACTGACAAGGCTAAACGTGATTGGGTGGAGGTTTCGGCTTCGGATTATAGCCCAACCTATTATCAGTGGGAGAACTTTTTGAACTACACCCGTTCTTTTGGCAAACACAACGCAACATTGATGTTGGGAACTTCTTATAGTCAGAGCCGTTCTTATGGCGTTAGCGGAAGTAAGAAGGGATATAATGAAGATACTACAGATATGTGGGGAAATGTGATTAACAGAGTTTCGCATTTGGGTTTCTTGCAGAATGATCCTAATTTCTTCTACTTTGCCTATGCTACATCTGATGCTGTAAAGGATGTAAGTGGTGGTGAGCCTACCTATACTCGTAAATTATCTTACTTCGGACGTTTGAATTATGACTATGCCGGAAAGTACATGGCTCAGTTCTCACTGCGTGCCGATGCTGCTGACCTCTCTGTGTTGCCAAAGAACAAACGTTGGGGCTATTTCCCGGCAGTTTCTTTGGGTTGGGTTCTTTCGGAGGAAAATTTTATGAAAGGAACTGAAGACTGGCTGTCACAATTAAAGCTCCGTGCCAGTTGGGGACAGAATGGTTCTACTGCATCATTGGGCGGTTATAAATGGAATGTATCAATTGGTGCTACCGGGCATTTGGCTGTAGGTGATAATAATAATTTCTCTTACATCAATGGTTATGCTCCCTCTGCTACCGGTAATGACGGACTTAAATGGGAAACTTCTGAACAAACCAATATAGGTATTGATGCCCGTTTCTTGAATAGCCGTTTGACTGTTACAGCCGATTATTTCCATAAAAAGACAAAAGACCTGATTGTTTCGGGCATTAAGGCTTCAACTGTAGTAGGTAACAGTTTCTCGCCAGTTAATGCCGGTAATATTACGAACAAGGGGTTTGAATTGGAACTGGGATGGCAAGATCGTATTGGTGACTTTGCTTATGGTGTCCGTGCCAACGTTGCTACATTGAAGAATAAAGTGACCAAGATGCATGAGTCTTTATCAAGTATTGATGGGGCTACTTATGTGACTTATGGAGCCATTACTCGTTTTGAGGTAGGTAAGCCCGCGTGGTATTTTTATGGTTATGATTTCATGGGTGTGGATTCAAAAACCGGTGAGCCAATCTTTAGAGATATTGATGGTGTAGAAGGTATTACGGATAATGATAAGACAGAAATTGGTAAGGGAATTGCCGACTATACTTATGGTATTACCTTGAATGCAGCTTGGAAGGGATTTGATTTTATCTTGTTTGGTACGGGTTCTCAAGGTAACGATGTGTTCTGTGGCTTGAACCGTGTGGATTACAATTTGAATCAGCTGACTTATTTTACAAAAAACCGCTGGACAGAAAGCAATCGCAATGGGAAGACTCCTGCATCAGGCGCTACAGATTATACCAAGTATCTGACTTCTTCCGGTTGTGTATTTGACGGTTCTTATTTTAAAATTAAACAGATTCAGTTAGGTTATTCTTTCCCGAAGCAACTGATTAAGAAGGTAGCAATTGAAAATCTACGTATATATGGCTCACTTGAGGACTTCTTTACTTTTACAGACTATCCTGGTTTTGACCCTGAAGTTACCGGTGTCGGAAATTCATTAGGTGTGGATAAAGGTAGTTATCCTAATTCAAAGAAGGTTGTTCTTGGTTTGAGTGTGACATTCTGATTTTTATGAACTTATTAAAATGAAAAACATATGAAATTAAGATATTCTTTAATGCTCGGAGCGCTCCTTATATTGGCTGGCACTTCGTGTGAAGACAAATTGGATATACCTCAAAAAGGTGTATTGGACTTTTCCACTTATTATAAAACTGACGAACAAGCTCAAGCAGCGGCTGATGCGCTTTATATACAACTCAAGGGTACATACTATAACTATACGATGATGAAGAATGCCCTTTCGGACGATGTTTGGGCAGGTGGTGGTGGTCGTAATGACAATGCAGAGCTGGAAGGCTGTAATGAATATTCATTTGGCTCAGACCAAAGTTTTATCGGAGGCGTATGGGAAAGCTACTATCAGCTTATTTATAAGGCGAATGTGATTCTGGGACGTGTTGAGCCTGATACTGATTTGAAGAAGAAGGCTTGTGCTGAAGCCAAGTTCTTCCGTGCTTTTGCTTATTTTGATTTAGTTTCTATGTGGGGTGATGTACCATTGGTAGACCATGAACTTGATAAATCCGAATATCAGTTGGCTCGTTCGCCTAAGGCTGATATTTGGGCGTTGATAGAGCGGGACCTGACTGAAGCTATCAATTCAGGACTCTTGGAGGAAAAGAAGAGTGTAGATGATAAAACGACATGGCGTGTTACCAAGCAGTTGGCACAAGCTATATTGGGTAAAGCTTATTTATGGCAAGAAAAATTCCATGAAGCTGCTGTTGTCTTGAATGAGGTTAGAGCTAGCGGTAAGTATAAACTTTATGATGGAAATTATGAGGATATCTTGACCTACAAGGCTGAGTATAATTGTGAAAGTATGCTCGAAAGTAACCGTATTTTTGATGCAAGTAATTCCATGGATGAGTTCAGTTTCTTTGAGGTGATGAATCATTGGCGCACTGATAAGTTGGATATGTCTGGCTCTAACAATCAGTTTAATGGTACCGGATGGGGATTTATGGTTCCTCAGAAAAAGTTGTATGATGCATTTGTTCAGGAAGAGGGTGTAGATGGTTATCGGTTGAATCAGACAATGAAAACCTATGACCAAATTACTCAATTGGGTGTCAAGGTTGCCAAAGGGCAGAGTTTGATTAATGAAGGTTATTTCATGTGGAAACGTCGCTTCTCGAATGTAGAATCTCCTGCTGGGTTCTGGTGTTCATATAATAACTATCGTTGGATGCGTTATGCTGAAGTCTTGTTACTGGCAGCTGAAGCAAACCTGAAGGATGGCAATCAATCCGAAGCTGATGCTTGCTTGAATGAGGTGCGTCAGCGTGCAAGATTGGATGCTAAGACAGCTACCCTGGATGCCATTAAATTGGAAAAGAGACTGGAACTCTGTTCTGAATATACCCGTTATCAGGATATTATCCGTTGGAAAGATGCGGAGGCTTTGCTTAAGGATCAGGGTGAAAGAACACCTATCTTGTCAAATAAGGCAGGAAAAGATGAGCCGGATAATGTAGCGGTAGAATACATTCAGTATAACAAGGATAAAACGCGTTATGGTTTCAAGGAAAGACATTATTTGTTGCCTATTCCGGCAAAGGAGATCCGCTTGAATCCGAATATGGAACAAAATGCAGGTTGGTAAAGCGTATAAAGAATCAAAATCTAACTTCGTCGTCTGATGCAGATAAACAAAATTAGATTTTTCTAACTGATTAATTGTTTGTAGAAGAAGTCCCCCGTGGGAATCAGCTAATTGTACGGGGGCTTCTTTTGTGGCTTTTTAAATATAATATATATGAGAAGATTGTCAATTACTTTATTTTCACTCTGTCTGGCATCTGCCTTGACTGCACAGACGACCGGTTCGAATCAGTCAGTCAGACTGCGTGCCGACAATATCGACGAAGTGGTCAGTGCTATGACCCTCGAAGAGAAGGTACACCTCGTCATCGGTTGTGGGATGTCGATGGGAAGTGATACCAAGTTTCCCGGAACAGCGGGACGTACTTACGACATTCCCCGACTGGGTATCCCTTCCGCCTATCTTGCCGACGGACCGCACCGGTTGGCGATGGCTGCCAAGCGGGAATTCGACAGCCGTACTTATCATGCTACGGAATTCCCTTCCAGCACCACGGTGGCAGCTACTTTCAATCCGGATGCAGCCCATAAGGTGGGACGTACTTTGGGTATGGAAGTGAAGGATTATGGTTTGGATGTGTTGCTGGCACCGGGTGTCAACCTGATGCGAAATGTGCTTTGCGGACGTAACCATGAATATTATTCGGAAGATCCGGTGTTGGCTGGTAAAATGGCTGCTGCCTATATCAATGGAGTCCAGAGCCGGGGGACAGGTACCTGCCTGAAACACTTTGCCGTGAACAACCAGGAGACCAACCGCAATAACAACGACTCTCGCCTGACACAGCGCCCCTTGCGCGAGCTGTATTTGAAGTGCTTCGAGATTGCTGTCAAAGAGTCTCAGCCCTGGAGCGTGATGACCGCCTACAATAAGGTGAACGGCAAATATACCTGCGAGGACCGCGAACTGACAGAAGACATCCTCCGCGACGAATGGGGATTCAAGGGACTGGTGATGTCCGACTGGAATGCCGGAAAAGATGCCGTGACCTCCATCGTAGCAGGAAACGACATGCTTCAACCGGGGCAAGACCGCCAGTATAAAGCTATTTTGGAAGCCGTAGAGAACGGTACACTGGATTTGGCACTCCTCGACCGCAGCGTGAAGCGTGTGCTGGAGTTTGTGGTCAAGAGCCATACCTTTGCCGGCTACGAGTATCCCAATAAAACCGATTTGGAGGCTCATGCGCAAGTAGACCGTGAGATAGGTGCGGAAGGTATCGTGCTGCTGGATAACAAGCAGGCGCTACCCATGGCTGCCGGCATCAAAAAAGTGGCCCTTTATGGAACTACTTCCTATGACATGGTTCCTGCCGGCATGGGCTTTGGCAGTACGGGCATCGGCTATTACACGGTTTCTATGGTAGAAGGTTTGCGCAATGCGGGCTACA
This genomic window contains:
- a CDS encoding RagB/SusD family nutrient uptake outer membrane protein, whose amino-acid sequence is MKLRYSLMLGALLILAGTSCEDKLDIPQKGVLDFSTYYKTDEQAQAAADALYIQLKGTYYNYTMMKNALSDDVWAGGGGRNDNAELEGCNEYSFGSDQSFIGGVWESYYQLIYKANVILGRVEPDTDLKKKACAEAKFFRAFAYFDLVSMWGDVPLVDHELDKSEYQLARSPKADIWALIERDLTEAINSGLLEEKKSVDDKTTWRVTKQLAQAILGKAYLWQEKFHEAAVVLNEVRASGKYKLYDGNYEDILTYKAEYNCESMLESNRIFDASNSMDEFSFFEVMNHWRTDKLDMSGSNNQFNGTGWGFMVPQKKLYDAFVQEEGVDGYRLNQTMKTYDQITQLGVKVAKGQSLINEGYFMWKRRFSNVESPAGFWCSYNNYRWMRYAEVLLLAAEANLKDGNQSEADACLNEVRQRARLDAKTATLDAIKLEKRLELCSEYTRYQDIIRWKDAEALLKDQGERTPILSNKAGKDEPDNVAVEYIQYNKDKTRYGFKERHYLLPIPAKEIRLNPNMEQNAGW
- a CDS encoding SusC/RagA family TonB-linked outer membrane protein, translating into MKQNLKQTARKRLAAMALFLLICLPFSLAQAQTIKVNGRVTDDLNEPMIGVSIFEKGTTNGVITDMDGNYSLSVKEGATIVYSYIGYLTQEKKAVAGVMNVILKEDTKTLDEVVVVGYGVQKKSSLTGAVSSVKSEDMEARTITRAEQALQGKTAGVQVLSASAKPGASPQVRIRGISSNGSCDPLYVVDGRIASDIGGIDPNDIESMEVLKDGASAAIYGAAAGNGVVLITTKKGKGNGKITYDFQYTSQSLGKVPEVMNAAQYKEFFLENKKLTQSAFDTYWDGKTDTDWVDEAFENSSMVRHNVTFQGGSDRGSFYLSLSHLDNDGMIVGNADTYERLTGMVNASWKIKPWLEVGTNNQIEHYKTQSVAEGNEYGSMMLSVLQLDPLTKPLYPIDDLPLNMATIYKDHKNMLGDGNGNLYGVSAFTGNAEAINPFAMRDNSYTKNRGFNINGSTYLNFMPIKGLTVTSRLSYRLASTSSYGVGQSYYYTDKAKRDWVEVSASDYSPTYYQWENFLNYTRSFGKHNATLMLGTSYSQSRSYGVSGSKKGYNEDTTDMWGNVINRVSHLGFLQNDPNFFYFAYATSDAVKDVSGGEPTYTRKLSYFGRLNYDYAGKYMAQFSLRADAADLSVLPKNKRWGYFPAVSLGWVLSEENFMKGTEDWLSQLKLRASWGQNGSTASLGGYKWNVSIGATGHLAVGDNNNFSYINGYAPSATGNDGLKWETSEQTNIGIDARFLNSRLTVTADYFHKKTKDLIVSGIKASTVVGNSFSPVNAGNITNKGFELELGWQDRIGDFAYGVRANVATLKNKVTKMHESLSSIDGATYVTYGAITRFEVGKPAWYFYGYDFMGVDSKTGEPIFRDIDGVEGITDNDKTEIGKGIADYTYGITLNAAWKGFDFILFGTGSQGNDVFCGLNRVDYNLNQLTYFTKNRWTESNRNGKTPASGATDYTKYLTSSGCVFDGSYFKIKQIQLGYSFPKQLIKKVAIENLRIYGSLEDFFTFTDYPGFDPEVTGVGNSLGVDKGSYPNSKKVVLGLSVTF
- a CDS encoding glycoside hydrolase family 3 C-terminal domain-containing protein, which gives rise to MRRLSITLFSLCLASALTAQTTGSNQSVRLRADNIDEVVSAMTLEEKVHLVIGCGMSMGSDTKFPGTAGRTYDIPRLGIPSAYLADGPHRLAMAAKREFDSRTYHATEFPSSTTVAATFNPDAAHKVGRTLGMEVKDYGLDVLLAPGVNLMRNVLCGRNHEYYSEDPVLAGKMAAAYINGVQSRGTGTCLKHFAVNNQETNRNNNDSRLTQRPLRELYLKCFEIAVKESQPWSVMTAYNKVNGKYTCEDRELTEDILRDEWGFKGLVMSDWNAGKDAVTSIVAGNDMLQPGQDRQYKAILEAVENGTLDLALLDRSVKRVLEFVVKSHTFAGYEYPNKTDLEAHAQVDREIGAEGIVLLDNKQALPMAAGIKKVALYGTTSYDMVPAGMGFGSTGIGYYTVSMVEGLRNAGYIVDKELLNCYKKHMADEQKRLFPHGKPPFAFTPLPRAEEFLPTAEELAAQVKANDIAVLTLGRVSGEGCDRRVEDFLLKENELALIKQVSAAYRAAGKKLVVVLNICSPVETASWKGLADAVVCAFQPGQEVGNCITDILTGKVNPSGKLPMTFAVKYGDAPSDANFPFDYEFKMPSFAMGTGMNFKSEKKEEKPKEPEKNVDFTNYEEGIYVGYRYFDTFGKEVSYPFGHGLSYTAFDYAVENAKMDADRCELKVSVKNIGKVAGREAVQLYVKAPNGGLDKPAKELKAFGKTALLQPGESQTLILTWNVMDMASFNEKNSSWELAKGEYQWMVAASSADVRCTAVQRVTKARKQKVHDAMRAQVPVAVYPMVKR